The window TACGATCCATCACTTCGCTTGCTTTTGCGCTTCCTTCCTGCGCATCTTTTACGGTACCCAGTGCTAATACTTTGGCTTCATTCATATTGTCAACGGTTTTAAGCATCAATGCTTGAGTGTTTTCAGCACGATGTCCAAGTGCTTGGATTTCCCCAGCACTTCGTTTCATGATTTCGGTTGCAGTGCTGACAGATTGGACGATAACGGCAACAGTAGCATTGCTTTCCACAAGGCTTTTTTGAGTACGTTCAGCGAGTTTTCGCACTTCATCGGCAACAACAGCAAAACCACGTCCATGTTCACCTGCGCGTGCCGCTTCAATGGCTGCGTTAAGGGCTAAAAGGTTGGTTTGTTCTGCAATATCTGCAATAACACCAAGCACTTGTTGTACTTGTGTCACTTCTTGATCGAGATGCTCAAGACGGCTTGATAAATCGGTTTGGCTTACAACAATAGTTTGAAGATCTGAAGAGACAGAAAGCACTTCTTTGGAAGCATCTCCTAATTCATTGGCAACGCTTGTGATCATATTGCCTGATTGAGTGGAACTCGCTTCGCTTGTTTTTAAGATAGTAGCAACGGTTTTGGTTGCTTGTAGAGTTTCATCGACTTCTTTCGCAGCGTCTTCAGTACGTTTACCAATTTGTAAAGAGGTAGAAGAGAGCTCTTCCGCAACGGCTGCATTTTCTATGGCTGTACGCTTAGCATCATCAATCGCACTACGTAGCTGGGAAAGGAGGGCATTGACTGTTTGCATCATGTGAGAAATTTCATCATTGCCAATGGTTGTGATGCTATGGTAAAGATCTTTATTTTTACCAATATAATTACACTCTTTTGTTGCAGTATCGATCGATGTCTTGATTTGATTTGCCACAAATATGAAAAGCGCAAATGAACCACCCGAAATCAATATTGCCATAACAATACCTAATAGTTTTGCACGGTCTAACACGCCACCTTCATATTCATCAATAGCTTGTGAGAGTTTAGCGGATGTTTCATCTAATGTTTTATAGGCTACGGCACGTCTTTTGGTGAGCTCATCAAATGCTTTACCATCAGCAGTAGCAAGAAACTCAGCAGAAGTAAGTGCTGTTGTATACTTTTTCATAAGATCAAAGCGCGGTCCTGCTGTTTGTTCAAGCTCGATGGCAGCTGCTTCTAATTGATTTAACAGTGCGATGTTCTCTTTAGCTTGAAGAAGGGTTTTGAGTTGTTTCACCGCTACCATGAGATCTTTTTGAGATTTGTTATAGCTGTCAATGGATTGTTGCTTATTTGAAATTTGAAAGCCTCTAGCATGTACCAAAAGTTCTGAAGCATGTTTAGCAATTTCACCCGTAGCTTGAACTTTTTGAACGATCACACGAGCATTATTTGTATTAGAAATTAGTAGATAACCTAAGCTTACAGTACCTGCTAGAACGATGACAAGTAAAAAGAACAGTTTGGCGCGTATTGTTTGTAACATTAAAAAATCCTTGTAACTGAAATAATATTAAAATATTAAAATTATAGCACTTAGCCGATAATAAACTATTGAGCACAAGGATTTTGTTCTACCTGGTAAAAGGATTCCGTAACCAAGTTGTAATCAATTTCTTCTAAAATGACACTACCAAATTTTAGAAATGGAGTATACAAATGACTATCAAAACGTGCGCAGTAGCGCTTTTAAGTGTTGCAGCTTTAAGTGTGACTGCAAGTGCTAGAGATCAGATCAAAATTGTTGGTTCTTCAACCGTATATCCTTTTACAAGTTATGTAGCGGAAGAGTTTAAATCCGTTACAGGCAACAAAACACCAGTCGTTGAATCAACAGGAACCGGTGGTGGCATGAAACTCTTTTGTGCAGGCGATGGTCTTGATACCCCTGATTTTACAAATGCTTCACGTCCTATGAAGGCAGTTGAGTTTAAAACATGTGCGGACAATGGCGTTACTGACATCACTGGTATGATGGTTGGGTTTGATGGTATTGCGTTTGCACAATCAAAAACCAATGGAAAAATTAACTTTACACGTGAACAGATGTTTTTAGCACTTGCTGAAGAAGTTCCAAGTAAAGATGGCAAATCACTGATTAAAAACCCATACAAAACATGGAATGAGATCGATGCAGGCCTTCCAAATAGAAAAATCACTGTTTATGGTCCTCCAACCACATCAGGAACACGTGACTCATTTGATGAAATGGTTATGGAACACAGTTCTGCTAAATTTGATGCGTATGGCGACAAAAAAGGTAAGTTTAAAGCAATCCGTCAAGATGGCGTTTATGTGCCAGCGGGTGAAAATGACAACTTGATCGTTCAAAAACTCACAAAAGACACAGCCGCATTTGGTATCTTTGGTTATAGCTTCCTCGAAGAGAATCAAGATAAAATCAATGGCGCATCAGTGGATGGTGTTGAGCCAGCATTTGAGACGATCTCTTCAGCAAAATACCCGATCTCAAGAAGCCTTTACATGTACGCTAAAAACTCTCACCGTGCTCAAGTTAAAGGGATGGATGAGTTTATGAAGCTTTACGTTGATGCAAAAATGATCGGCTCAAAAGGTGTGCTTAAAACCATTGGTTTGGTTCCAATGACGGATGAAGACCTTAAAAAAGTTCAAGCGGCAGTTTTAGCAAAAACCAA is drawn from Sulfurospirillum arsenophilum NBRC 109478 and contains these coding sequences:
- a CDS encoding PstS family phosphate ABC transporter substrate-binding protein; its protein translation is MTIKTCAVALLSVAALSVTASARDQIKIVGSSTVYPFTSYVAEEFKSVTGNKTPVVESTGTGGGMKLFCAGDGLDTPDFTNASRPMKAVEFKTCADNGVTDITGMMVGFDGIAFAQSKTNGKINFTREQMFLALAEEVPSKDGKSLIKNPYKTWNEIDAGLPNRKITVYGPPTTSGTRDSFDEMVMEHSSAKFDAYGDKKGKFKAIRQDGVYVPAGENDNLIVQKLTKDTAAFGIFGYSFLEENQDKINGASVDGVEPAFETISSAKYPISRSLYMYAKNSHRAQVKGMDEFMKLYVDAKMIGSKGVLKTIGLVPMTDEDLKKVQAAVLAKTKLSEEMVKKNTILP
- a CDS encoding methyl-accepting chemotaxis protein, encoding MLQTIRAKLFFLLVIVLAGTVSLGYLLISNTNNARVIVQKVQATGEIAKHASELLVHARGFQISNKQQSIDSYNKSQKDLMVAVKQLKTLLQAKENIALLNQLEAAAIELEQTAGPRFDLMKKYTTALTSAEFLATADGKAFDELTKRRAVAYKTLDETSAKLSQAIDEYEGGVLDRAKLLGIVMAILISGGSFALFIFVANQIKTSIDTATKECNYIGKNKDLYHSITTIGNDEISHMMQTVNALLSQLRSAIDDAKRTAIENAAVAEELSSTSLQIGKRTEDAAKEVDETLQATKTVATILKTSEASSTQSGNMITSVANELGDASKEVLSVSSDLQTIVVSQTDLSSRLEHLDQEVTQVQQVLGVIADIAEQTNLLALNAAIEAARAGEHGRGFAVVADEVRKLAERTQKSLVESNATVAVIVQSVSTATEIMKRSAGEIQALGHRAENTQALMLKTVDNMNEAKVLALGTVKDAQEGSAKASEVMDRINSIHQLSTTNARSVEEIASAAEHLSKLSDNLSHALAAFKTA